The Rouxiella sp. WC2420 region GGAAAATAGTAGCAAGGTATTCGGAAAATACATTAATAAAATTGGCAGGGACTTTACTCTTGATGTTTATCCCTGCATGGATAAATCGAGTGGGACATTTAAATCTGATGGCTCATTTTTTCATCCTTGCAGCCATACTAGTGACCTTAGATGAAAAAAAGAGAGACAAAACTTTCCTTTGGGGACTGCTAATATGTTGTTCAATGCTTGTGCATTTATATTTAACCTTGATGGTATGCGTGTTCTGGATAGGTGCAATAATAAAAATATCTTCAGATAAAAAAGAAAATTTTTGGAGAATAATATTATCTAAGGTATTACCTATTTTTATCGCTATTGCTATTGTTAGCATAATGAGTGGGTATTTTACCGTTGCCAATGGTGCTGAGGGGGCAGGGTTCGGAGATTGGCGCGCTAATGTCTTAACACCATTTCTGGCAAATGGTTGGTCTGTTTATCTTAGCACGCATAATTTCTCTGATGGTGAAAGAGAGGGTTTCAACTATCTTGGTTTGGGACTTATTTTACTTGCATCATTGAATGTGATAAATATAACGCGTTATTTTTCCTCAGGAAAACTTAAAAATAAATTATTTTTAATATTGCCGGTTGTGTTTTTTATATTATTTTCATTTAGTAATAAAGTAGCATTGGGGCCTTATGTTATTCATTATCCGCTCCCATCGTTTATTCTTAAAATCGCTTCGGTTTTCCATGCATCCGGTCGCTTCTTCTGGCCTGTAACTTATCTGTTTGTGATTTTTATTATTAGTTTGACAGTGAGAAATTTCAGCAAAAATAATGCTGTTATTATCTTGCTACTTTGTACTGCACTACAAATTTATGATACTCATAACGGCTGGAGTGTAATTAAAAATCAATTTTCATATATTAAAAAATCAAGCTGGACGCCTAACCTAAAAAGTGATTTTTGGGCAGTAAATGCTAAAATGTATGACAAAATAAGGTGGGTGCCTTTTAATAATTCTTCTAAAGATTGGATGGATTTATCGTTTATTACTTTAAATGCACATAAAAAAACTAATGATGTTTACATGGCAAGATTTGATGTGCTTAAATC contains the following coding sequences:
- a CDS encoding DUF6311 domain-containing protein — protein: MLEKITNKDACFGFIISLLIGIAFYFIVFGNEILNPIHIYWLGRGDWAQSYLGWEFFREIPWNFPIVGLSPNFGLEVSNAIVYTDSNPLLAIIFKSISRWLPVDFQYFGIWILICSILQAVFSWKIVARYSENTLIKLAGTLLLMFIPAWINRVGHLNLMAHFFILAAILVTLDEKKRDKTFLWGLLICCSMLVHLYLTLMVCVFWIGAIIKISSDKKENFWRIILSKVLPIFIAIAIVSIMSGYFTVANGAEGAGFGDWRANVLTPFLANGWSVYLSTHNFSDGEREGFNYLGLGLILLASLNVINITRYFSSGKLKNKLFLILPVVFFILFSFSNKVALGPYVIHYPLPSFILKIASVFHASGRFFWPVTYLFVIFIISLTVRNFSKNNAVIILLLCTALQIYDTHNGWSVIKNQFSYIKKSSWTPNLKSDFWAVNAKMYDKIRWVPFNNSSKDWMDLSFITLNAHKKTNDVYMARFDVLKSESMNQDVMRGLLDGNYPADTIYVMDQNLLDMISVREGDVYAKVDGVYVLVPNAKNCLACEKIYNPSSIKKSKIFDFTSLGKGFNLLTNGWSIQEGWGVWNASNKASLLLPIQGGNQKIKIKITYNPFISPKTPVQRVIIKVNGVILANVTNSQPTESNLSFVLPTMSDSTSESVLLEFEFPDAIKASDVYSDGDARKLAFGIKKIEIE